In the genome of Caldalkalibacillus uzonensis, the window GCATGAATAGCCAAAATATCAGCCAGACGGTCTCTCATGTCCTGGCGATGGACAACCATATCCAGCTGTCCGTGGGAGAGCAGAAATTCAGCCGTTTGAAAGTCTTCCGGCAATTCCTGACGGATCGTCTGCTCGATAATCCGCCGCCCGGCAAAACCAATCAGGGCTTTGGGCTCAGCAATGTTGTAATCCCCCAAAGAGGCAAAGCTGGCTGATACACCACCGGTGGTCGGATTGGTCAACACGGAAATAAACAGAATCCCAGCTTTATCCAATTGTGTTAACGCAGCGCTGGTTTTAGCCATTTGCATCAGGCTGAGCACTCCTTCTTGCATGCGCGCTCCGCCGGATGCAGAAAACAAGATAAACGGGAAACGTTTTTGGATAGCCCGTTCGATCGCCCGGGTGATTTTTTCTCCTACAACGGAACCCATACTGGCCATGCGAAAACGGGCATCCATAACGCCAATGACAACCGGGTACCCGCAAATTGTGCCCTCACCCGTGATCACCGCTTCGTTAAGGCCTGTTTTCTCCATGTCTTTTTTCAATTTCTGCGGATAATCCGGGAAACCAAGCGGATCTTTGGAGACCATATCGCTATCATATTCGAAAAACTGGCCTTCATCAAGTGTCATCTCAATCCGCTCACGGGCGGAAACAGGAAAGTGATAGCCGCAGCCCGCGCAAACCATAAGCTGCTTCTTCAGTTCTTTGGTGTAGGTGATCGTTCCACACTGTTTACACTTGGTCATTAACCCTTCCGGAATCTCTTTTTTGGCTTGTTCAGATGGAATTGTAGCGTACTTGCGGCGTTTGGAAAACAGATCCTTTAACACATGAACACCTCACATGTTATCCATGTTATGATTGTAAGATGTAGCTCAATGCTTCACGCACATCATCCAGTTCACTTTCGGGAACCAGAACTTCATATTGTTTACCGTGCTGGCTTGCTCTCACTTTCACCAAAAATCCTTCTTTGGTCAGACGATCTTGAATTTTTTCGGCAATCTTTGCACTAGGTGCAATATAGATGACCGTCCACATTGTCCCGATTGTCCTCCTTATTTTCATCAACCTAGATCATTAGTCTTTAATCGAAGCCAGCTCCCGGGTCTTTTTGGCCACCTCGGAGGGATCCACCCGGCGTCTGGCCACGCCTGTTTCCATGGCGGCTTTAGCCACTGCCGCCGCAACGGCGGGAGCTACCCGTGGGTCAAAAGGAGCTGGAATCACATAATCGGCTGACAATTCGTTGTCACTGATTAAGTCAGCAATGGCATAGACCGCTGCTTCCTTCATCTCCTCGTTAATATGTGTGGCGTAGACATCAAGCGCTCCCCGGAAAATGCCGGGAAAGGCCAAGACG includes:
- the accD gene encoding acetyl-CoA carboxylase, carboxyltransferase subunit beta produces the protein MLKDLFSKRRKYATIPSEQAKKEIPEGLMTKCKQCGTITYTKELKKQLMVCAGCGYHFPVSARERIEMTLDEGQFFEYDSDMVSKDPLGFPDYPQKLKKDMEKTGLNEAVITGEGTICGYPVVIGVMDARFRMASMGSVVGEKITRAIERAIQKRFPFILFSASGGARMQEGVLSLMQMAKTSAALTQLDKAGILFISVLTNPTTGGVSASFASLGDYNIAEPKALIGFAGRRIIEQTIRQELPEDFQTAEFLLSHGQLDMVVHRQDMRDRLADILAIHAHIHSERRGK
- a CDS encoding glutamate decarboxylase, whose protein sequence is MWTVIYIAPSAKIAEKIQDRLTKEGFLVKVRASQHGKQYEVLVPESELDDVREALSYILQS